The stretch of DNA AACGAACCAAAGCATGAGGATAACGATTCGTCTGACTCGAACTCTAACAAAAAGAAAGACTAATCTAAGCTGCGTTCAAAAAACAAGAAATATGATAAAATGGGGAGAGCTAATTAGGCTCTCCTTTCCTTATGGATGTGGATGACCTAACAACTCATACATAATGGATAATTACATCATCTTAAGGAGGAGTTTGGGTGCTTCCTCGTTTTATTTATACTTATGATGAAGATATACAAACACATCATACCAACTGCGTCATCGTTGGAGGTGGCATTGCAGGTCTTTATACCGCATTAACTTTAGATCAGCGTTTACATATTACACTTATCACAAAAGATAGACTTGAAGAAAGCAATACATCAAGAGCTCAGGGAGGAATGGCCGCCGTATTTTCGGAATTGGACTCTTTCAATCAGCATATATCAGATACATTACTAGCTGGGGCAGGGCTGTGCGATGCTGGAAGTGTACAAATTCTGGTGAGTGAAGGACCGGATCGAGTGAGAGATTTAATACGTTTAGGTGTTCAATTTGATCTAAAGGACGGTCAGCTTGCGTTAACTCAGGAAGGGGCTCATACTCATCGGAGAATTTTACATGCTCATGGAGATGCCACAGGAGCAGAGGTCGTTAGAGGTTTGGTCGAACAGGTCAGACAGAGGAAGAACATTACTCTTTTAGAGCATACGCATGTTCTTGATTTGCATACGGAGAAGGATGTCTGCCAAGGGGTATTTATTTTAACTCAGAAGGACCACATTCAACGAATAAAAGCACAAGCTACTATCCTAGCTACAGGTGGTATAGGCCAGCTTTATTTAAACACATCGAATCCTGAAGGAGCTACAGGAGATGGGATAGCCTTAGCTTTTCGAGCAGGTGCCCATATTCAGGATATGGAGTTTGTCCAGTTTCATCCGACGGTTCTTAAGCATCGCGGGGCCCCCACCTTCTTAATTTCAGAAGCAGTAAGAGGAGAGGGGGGAGTTTTGCGCAATAGTCAGGGTGAGCGCTTTATGCCTAAGGCTCATGAGCTTGCCGAGCTAGCACCTAGGGATGTTGTTACAAGAGCCATCGTAAATGAAATGGAACAAACGAATCATCCAGCCGTCTATCTGGATATGACTCATGCTTCAGAGGGGCAGCTCCAGCAGCGTTTTCCAACGATTTTTAAAACGTTACAGCAATTTGGTCTCAATATGGCACAGGACTGGATTCCTGTGGCACCGGCAGCCCATTATCTAATGGGAGGAATCCTTACAGACGAGCATGGAGAAAGTACCGTTAAGAGTTTATA from Bacillus horti encodes:
- a CDS encoding L-aspartate oxidase, producing the protein MLPRFIYTYDEDIQTHHTNCVIVGGGIAGLYTALTLDQRLHITLITKDRLEESNTSRAQGGMAAVFSELDSFNQHISDTLLAGAGLCDAGSVQILVSEGPDRVRDLIRLGVQFDLKDGQLALTQEGAHTHRRILHAHGDATGAEVVRGLVEQVRQRKNITLLEHTHVLDLHTEKDVCQGVFILTQKDHIQRIKAQATILATGGIGQLYLNTSNPEGATGDGIALAFRAGAHIQDMEFVQFHPTVLKHRGAPTFLISEAVRGEGGVLRNSQGERFMPKAHELAELAPRDVVTRAIVNEMEQTNHPAVYLDMTHASEGQLQQRFPTIFKTLQQFGLNMAQDWIPVAPAAHYLMGGILTDEHGESTVKSLYACGEVASTGVHGANRLASNSLTEAIVYGYRIAKHIEQQWDKPKEYKDAKHINKEIQQGTFEEIHQDVGNRTEDIGALKDEMQRYVGVRRTGSSLQQFVERCQEKLLSLHHLDTALNRQEIMWRNMLTCSMLIARSALLREESRGGHYRNDFPRRNDEQYRRHHILYFDHPTGQVKGRWVNVTSK